A region of the Microbacterium sp. SL75 genome:
GGATAGCGAGTGGCGGCGACCGCGGCGCGGGCCTCGTCGGCCGAGGACACCATCGGGACGATGAGGCTCTGCGCGCCGAGGTCGAGCACCTGTTTGATGACGACCGGGTCGTTCCACGGCACGCGGACGACGGGGGTCACCGGGTACGCGGCGCTCACCTGCAACAGCGCGAGCACGGTTTCAAGCGAGGTGGCGGAGTGCTCCATGTCGATCAGCAGCCAGTCCAGGCCCGAGCCCGCGGCGATCTCGGCGCTGACGGTGCTGCCCGAGCACACCCACATCCCCGCGAGAGGTCGATCGGACGCCGCGAGCGCGGCGCGGAACGTCGGGGTCAGACGAAGCGGCACGAGATCGTTCCCATCGGTCCGTAGTCGCAGAGGACGTCATCGCCCCGCGACACCCACATCGGGCGCGTGAACGATCCTGCCAGGATGATCTCGCCCGCCTCCAGGCGCGCGCCGTGCTGGGCGAACTTGTTCGCGAGCCAGGCGACGCCGGTAGCGGGATGGCCGAGGACACCGGCCGCGACCCCGGTCTCCTCGATCTCGCCGTTGCGGCTGAGCACGCCCGGCACCCACCGCAGGTCGATCTCGTCGGGGCGCCTGTGCACCTCGCCGAGCACCATGGCGCCGTAGGCCGCGTTGTCACTGATGGTGTCGACGATCGTGCGGCCCTCGAGCTCGATGTGCGAGTTGAGCACCTCGAGGGCCGGCACGGCGTAGTCGATCGCGGCCAGTGCGTCGTCGAGTGTGCAGTCGGGGCCCTCGAGTGGCTTCTTCAGCACGAAGGCGAGTTCGACCTCGATACGCACGTTCGAGAAGTGATCCACGGGGATCTCGGCCCCCGAGCGGTACACGGTGTCGTCGAACATCACGCCGTAGTCGGGCTCGGTGATGCCGGTCGCCTGCTGCATGGCCTTCGACGTCAGCCCGATTTTGCGCCCCACGAGGGTGCGACCCGCGGCGAGCTGCGTATCGCGCCAGCGGCCCTGGATCCGGTACGAGTCGTCGACCGTGGCATCCGGGTACCTCGCCGTGATGCGCGGAATGACCGCGTGCGTGCGGTCGGCCTCGGCGAGCTCGGCCGCGATGGCGTCGATCTGTGCGTCGGTGAGCATGTCAGAGCTGGTTGCCGAGCTTGAACTCGGCGGAGGGGGCGGATGCCGATTCCTCCGGCGCGCGGGTGTAGCTGAAACCGTCGGCGCCGATGGTGACGGCCATCTCGCTGGAGTGTTCGCGCGCGCGGACCGGCTGCGGGTTGCCGTCGAGGTCGAGCACGAGCGAGCCGTCGGTGTACCAGCTGGGGACCACCGGGTTGCCCCACCAGTCGCGGCGCTGATTGTCGTGCACGTCCCACGTGATGACCGGGTTGTCGGGGTCGCCGGTGTAGTAGTCCTGCGTGTAGA
Encoded here:
- a CDS encoding fumarylacetoacetate hydrolase family protein, which translates into the protein MLTDAQIDAIAAELAEADRTHAVIPRITARYPDATVDDSYRIQGRWRDTQLAAGRTLVGRKIGLTSKAMQQATGITEPDYGVMFDDTVYRSGAEIPVDHFSNVRIEVELAFVLKKPLEGPDCTLDDALAAIDYAVPALEVLNSHIELEGRTIVDTISDNAAYGAMVLGEVHRRPDEIDLRWVPGVLSRNGEIEETGVAAGVLGHPATGVAWLANKFAQHGARLEAGEIILAGSFTRPMWVSRGDDVLCDYGPMGTISCRFV